GTCGATCGAAACGGTCTGTCGGACTAGGCAAAACGCTGGCTGAATGAGGGCGCATTTGTTCGTTCGATAGCTGGTGAGCGTCCGCAGAAGGAGCCTGTGATGGACCGCAACCGGGCCTCATCCAGATAAGTTGGGTCAGTGGAAACGATTCTGATCGCTGAGCCGAGGCAGAGTTGCAGCGTTGCGAAAATCTACCGCTCAAGACCGATTCCTCGCGAATCGAAATGCAACTATACTGCCGCAATCCTGGCGTCAACAGCCGTTTAGCCACCCCTACATAATCCCCAAGAGATGCCGATGGACAATCGCAAGAAACTACTCGTTGCTGGAATTTTGACTCTCATTGCCGCGGGAATAGGGTTCGGAGTTCGCGGCGGATTGTTGGGGATATGGGCCGGTCAATACGGATTCACCATGACGGAACTTGGTCAGATCACCGGCGGTGGTCTGGTTGGTTTTGGCGTTGTGATCTTGTTCGCTGGCTTCTTGATCGACGTCATCGGCTACAAGAAATTGTTGATGGCAGCACTTGTCTGCCATGTTGTTTCGGCGGCCATGTTGTTCGCTGCAACTCCTGTTTTTAACGCGAGTGGAAAGGATGCGGTCTATGCAATTTTGTATTGGTCGATGTTCATTTTCGCGGTTGGAAACGGAATTTGCGAGGCGGTAATTAATCCGCTTACAGCAACCCTCTTCCCCAAAGAAAAGACGCACTACCTCAACATCTTGCACGCCGGTTGGCCTGCCGGGTTGGTTCTGGGCGGATTGATCGTCTTCGCGTCAGGAACGGTCGCTTGGGAAATCCTAATGGCAACGTTCTTGATCCCTGTTTTGGTCTATGGGTTCATCGTTCTCACGGAACCATTCCCCAAGACAGCCGCTCAGGGTGGGGACATCTCTTACGGCGGTATGATCGGCCGACTGATCGGCCCTTTCTTCCTAATCCTTCTGATCGCTCACGCATGCGTCGGTTACGTTGAACTGGGAACAGACAGTTGGATCAACAAGATCACCGGCAGTATCCTCAACAGCGAAAGCACCGGAACGACGCTCTTCATCTACACATCGCTGTTGATGACGATCCTTCGCTTCTTCGCTGGTCCCATCGTTCACCGGATTTCATCGCTCGGGTTGTTGCTCGTGAGCGCGGTTATCGGTGCCTGCGGACTGTATTTGATCAGCATCGGTACAAATGTTGGCTTCATGTTCTTGGCCGCATCGGTGTATGCCATCGGCAAGACATTTCTTTGGCCAACCATGTTGGGAGTGTTGGGCGAACGTTATCCCAACAGTGCTACTGTCGGCATGGCGATCATGGGCTGTGTTGGGATGTTGTCAGCAGGTCTGCTGGGCGGTCCTGGCATTGGCTACAAACAGGACTTTTACGCATCACAACAACTTCAAGAAGCAGCTCCTGAAACATTCGAGCGTGTCAAAGCTCCCAACGAGAACCAATTCTTGGTCTTCCCCGCTATCACTGGGTTGGACGGAGCCAAGTCCAAGATGATCCAGGATGGAGGAAAGGCGATTGACGCTGATCGAGAACTGGCTGGTGAAGATTGGCAAGATCCGAAGTACGAGGAACTCCGAAAACAATACACTTGGTGGGAAGCCAACAGTGGTTTTGCCGAGGTTGACCGCGAGCCTGTTTCAGTTGCGACTCTCTACGGTAGCCGAATGGCTCTACGCGTGACCGCTTTGGTGCCGTGTACGATGGCTGTGCTTTATCTAATTTTGTTGGTCGGCTTCAAGGCTCCGAAGCACGACAATGAAGAATTGGTCTCCGAACTAGAAGCGGAGGCTCCAGCCTGATCGTCAAATGATCGACCGGTTGATCAACTGATTGACAATCACCAAACTCGCGGGCGGAACATTGGTTCCGTCCGCGTTTTTTGTTGGACAATCAGCTCGAACGATTGTCCGCGATTGCCCTTTTCATTTGAAAGCGACGTATGTCAGTTGAAATCACAGCGGTTTACCAAGGTCAACTTCACTGCGAAGCGACCCATGGGCCAAGCGGAAACAAACTGGTCACTGACGCGCCCACTGACAACGGCGGACGTGGCGCCGCGTTCTCACCGTCTGACCTGGTTGCCACCGCACTGGGTACGTGCGTGATGACAATCATGGGATTGGTTGCTGATCGACACGAGCTGGACTTGAGTGGGACCACCATTCGCGTCGAAAAGGAAATGGCGAGCACCCCTGTTCGGCGGATCGCCAGCCTCAAAACTCAGGTCACGTTTCC
This genomic window from Rhodopirellula bahusiensis contains:
- a CDS encoding MFS transporter; this encodes MDNRKKLLVAGILTLIAAGIGFGVRGGLLGIWAGQYGFTMTELGQITGGGLVGFGVVILFAGFLIDVIGYKKLLMAALVCHVVSAAMLFAATPVFNASGKDAVYAILYWSMFIFAVGNGICEAVINPLTATLFPKEKTHYLNILHAGWPAGLVLGGLIVFASGTVAWEILMATFLIPVLVYGFIVLTEPFPKTAAQGGDISYGGMIGRLIGPFFLILLIAHACVGYVELGTDSWINKITGSILNSESTGTTLFIYTSLLMTILRFFAGPIVHRISSLGLLLVSAVIGACGLYLISIGTNVGFMFLAASVYAIGKTFLWPTMLGVLGERYPNSATVGMAIMGCVGMLSAGLLGGPGIGYKQDFYASQQLQEAAPETFERVKAPNENQFLVFPAITGLDGAKSKMIQDGGKAIDADRELAGEDWQDPKYEELRKQYTWWEANSGFAEVDREPVSVATLYGSRMALRVTALVPCTMAVLYLILLVGFKAPKHDNEELVSELEAEAPA
- a CDS encoding OsmC family protein, which translates into the protein MSVEITAVYQGQLHCEATHGPSGNKLVTDAPTDNGGRGAAFSPSDLVATALGTCVMTIMGLVADRHELDLSGTTIRVEKEMASTPVRRIASLKTQVTFPSGLEMQPEMRDRLIAAARKCPVHQSLHPDIDAPIDFVDLD